One region of Cryptosporidium parvum Iowa II chromosome 4, whole genome shotgun sequence genomic DNA includes:
- a CDS encoding hypothetical protein (ORF structures, BLASTX, and comparsion with Cryptosporidium hominis suggest that there are three genes in this region; these three genes are named cgd4_30, cgd4_31, cgd4_32; experimental evidence is needed to validate the annotation), with protein MGGGGSSPEPTTTTTTTTTTTTTTTTTTTTRKTTQSTSTSTETTTSTALVTTTTKAPQSVTGSRFEVPKNKGDDYENGRLSFIFPIHSLKETDLTIEFLNENNITITTFNFKRCCAKIMNSVTGYFDTFEYPSNWESITSMNLTIAWTTAMIYLIISSTLVPLAGIVGYENPSPNSILFKDKNKNEISTAWYFNPDFENILSNSCVITSPGNKCKSGSVKLTMDEPFTPEKQYLRYAFAAPPEYLYPVTITIYSSASFLASIKFSKAMVEISSEKKLNTITIPSPIETGQWIAGDIFLLTSSGYDFLKNNSNNFQCLFITTASCFATQSTQKWRNYDKNLDLLRYAYIKGTEYRTKSSEYIMNSSTDNNFSENTSESEIVYLYVSYNNVIIGGVPIPYSSEITELRITGTKNLVPIAYWRLSQGMTPSITVSTDILKGLIPQIKSV; from the coding sequence ATGGGAGGAGGCGGATCTAGTCCAGAACccactactactactactactactactactactactaccactactactactactactactacaaGAAAAACCACTCAGTCAACAAGTACTAGTACAGAAACAACAACATCAACTGCCTTAGTAACTACAACTACGAAGGCACCTCAAAGTGTTACTGGAAGTAGATTTGAAGTGCCAAAAAATAAGGGCGATGATTATGAAAATGGTAGATTATCATTTATATTCCCAATTCATAGTTTGAAAGAAACTGACTTGACAATTGAATtcttaaatgaaaataatattacaattaccacatttaatttcaaaagatgCTGTGCAAAAATAATGAACTCAGTAACAGGATATTTTGATACTTTTGAATATCCTTCAAATTGGGAATCTATTACCTCAATGAACCTTACAATCGCATGGACAACAGcaatgatttatttaattatatcgTCAACACTGGTTCCTCTTGCTGGAATAGTTGGTTATGAAAACCCTTCtccaaattcaatattgttCAAAgataagaataaaaatgaaatttccACTGCTTGGTACTTTAATCcagattttgaaaatattctatCCAATTCATGTGTCATCACCTCTCCTGGAAATAAATGCAAGAGCGGTTCAGTTAAATTAACTATGGATGAACCATTTACTCCAGAAAAACAATACTTAAGATATGCATTTGCTGCTCCTCcagaatatttatatcCTGTAACTATTACGATTTATTCATCTGCATCATTCCTGGcatcaataaaattttcTAAGGCTATGGTTGAAATAAgttcagaaaaaaaattaaatacgATTACTATTCCTTCTCCAATAGAAACAGGACAATGGATTGCAGGCGATATCTTCCTATTGACTAGCTCTGGATATGATTTtctaaaaaataattcaaataattttcaatgtTTATTTATCACTACCGCTTCTTGTTTTGCTACTCAATCAACTCAGAAATGGAGAAATTACGACAAAAATTTAGATCTATTACGTTATGCATATATTAAAGGTACCGAATACAGAACAAAAAGCAGCGaatatataatgaattCATCTACggataataatttttcagaaaatacTTCAGAAAGTGAAATTGTATACCTTTACGTTTCATACAATAATGTTATCATTGGAGGTGTTCCTATTCCTTATTCTTCGGAAATTACTGAGTTAAGAATTACAGGTACTAAAAATCTTGTTCCAATTGCATATTGGAGGCTATCTCAAGGAATGACTCCCTCAATCACTGTTTCTACCGACATATTAAAAGGTTTAATACCGCAAATCAAGTCGGTATGA
- a CDS encoding hypothetical protein (manually annotated according to blastx results and ORFs. See cgd4_30), translating into MGAEISNCQFTKLGDACYSPFSMINNTLSEAAANNFVLNLEKSKFKSENNQYWLSCMVGSVPYNGTLECDVENYATIICGNSKLYNLF; encoded by the coding sequence ATGGGTGCTGAAATAAGTAATTGTCAATTCACAAAATTAGGTGATGCATGCTATTCACCATTTTCAATGATAAATAACACATTAAGTGAAGCTGCtgcaaataattttgtcttaaatcttgaaaagtctaaattcaaatcagaaaataatcaatattGGCTTTCATGTATGGTTGGTTCAGTGCCATATAATGGAACTTTAGAATGTGATGTTGAAAATTATGCAACAATCATCTGTGGAAATAGTAAGTTatacaatttattttaa